A DNA window from Chryseobacterium sp. MEBOG06 contains the following coding sequences:
- a CDS encoding DUF6576 domain-containing protein has protein sequence MGELLILGIIIAVILLFFNREGIKNRFFPDKQKNYTIDDQFNSDKRDREREIDRLLSKMGKNGINDLSEKDRKRLDELSKM, from the coding sequence ATGGGCGAATTATTAATTTTAGGAATTATCATCGCCGTAATTTTACTGTTTTTCAACAGAGAAGGAATCAAAAACAGATTCTTTCCGGATAAACAGAAAAACTATACGATTGATGATCAGTTTAATTCTGATAAACGTGACCGGGAAAGAGAAATAGACCGACTGTTGAGTAAGATGGGCAAAAACGGAATCAATGATCTGTCTGAAAAAGACAGAAAAAGACTTGATGAACTGTCCAAAATGTAA
- the ileS gene encoding isoleucine--tRNA ligase: protein MSQFKEYKNLNLIDVAENVAEFWKQNKTFNKSVEIREGQPEFVFYEGPPSANGMPGIHHVMARALKDIFCRYQTQNGKQVFRKAGWDTHGLPVELGVEKELGITKEDIGKKISIEDYNKACREAVMRYTDVWNTLTEKIGYWVDLKDPYITYKSKYMETVWWLLKQLYDKGLLYKGYTIQPYSPKAGTGLSSHEVNQPGAYRDVSDTTVVAQFKTLPETLPSFLQGFGDVHFLAWTTTPWTLPSNTALTVGPKIDYVLVKTFNQYTFEPINIVLAKALAGKQFAKKYAEGTDEDFANFTPETKVIPYQILAEFKGADLVGIKYEQLLQYALPYQNPENAFRVISGDFVTTEDGTGIVHTAPTFGADDAKVAKEAKPEVPPMLVLDENENPIPLVDLQGRFLSVVNDEIYGFANEYVKGEYLSEDEKNTELNIQKDNLKSIIADLKAYLSVDERIALKLRKENKAFKVEKYVHSYPHSWRTDEPLLYYPLDSWFVKMTAVKDRLVDLNKEINWKPKATGEGRFANWLENVNDWNLSRSRYWGIPLPIWRTEDLKEEKIIGSVEELYNEIEKSIEAGFMKENPFKDFIIGDMSEENYALVDLHKNIVDQIIIVSDSGRAMKRESDLIDVWFDSGSMPYAQLHYPFENKELIDNNKAFPADFIAEGVDQTRGWFYTLHAIGTAVFDSVAYKNVMSNGLVLDKNGVKMSKSKGNGVDPFETIATYGPDATRWYMISNANPWENLKFDRDGIDEIRRKFFGTLYNTYSFFTLYANVDGFNYSEKEVENRPEIDRWILSELNLLIEEVKAFYEDYEPTRVARAINTFVNDNLSNWYVRLCRRRFWKGDYSDDKISAYQTLYTCLEVVAKLSAPIAPFFMDQLYQDLNKVTGKENVESVHLTDFPVADENLIDQDLVEKTHLAQTITSLVLSIRRAESLKVRQPLQRVLIPVLDKKTEEQIAAVSELIKQEVNVKELQLINAEEASHLIVKQIKPNFKALGPKLGKDMKVVGAEITNLNAEQISTLEKEGKLDVQGYEITLDDVEISTKDIPGWTVTSDGKITVALDLTLTDELKSEGIAREFINRIQNLRKENDFELTDRINISIEKNSPFIEDIMKNEQYISSEVLSNKIEIVSSLSNFNEIEIDEVNFKINIEKN, encoded by the coding sequence ATGAGCCAATTTAAAGAATACAAAAACCTCAACCTTATTGACGTAGCAGAAAATGTAGCGGAATTCTGGAAACAGAATAAAACTTTCAATAAGAGTGTTGAGATTCGTGAGGGGCAACCTGAGTTTGTTTTTTATGAAGGTCCGCCTTCAGCAAACGGTATGCCCGGAATTCACCACGTAATGGCCAGAGCATTGAAGGATATTTTCTGTCGTTATCAAACCCAAAACGGGAAACAGGTTTTCCGTAAAGCGGGTTGGGATACACACGGACTTCCTGTAGAGCTAGGCGTAGAAAAAGAATTAGGAATCACTAAAGAAGATATTGGCAAAAAAATTTCTATTGAAGATTATAACAAAGCTTGTCGTGAAGCAGTAATGCGTTATACCGATGTTTGGAATACCCTTACTGAGAAAATCGGATATTGGGTAGATCTAAAGGATCCGTATATCACATACAAGTCAAAATATATGGAAACCGTTTGGTGGTTGTTGAAGCAATTGTACGATAAAGGATTATTGTATAAAGGATATACAATTCAGCCTTATTCTCCAAAAGCAGGAACCGGTCTTTCTTCACACGAAGTAAACCAACCGGGTGCTTACCGTGATGTTTCTGATACAACGGTTGTTGCGCAGTTTAAAACTTTACCGGAAACTTTACCTTCATTTTTACAAGGTTTTGGAGATGTACATTTCTTAGCCTGGACGACAACTCCTTGGACGCTGCCTTCTAACACAGCTTTGACAGTTGGTCCGAAAATCGATTATGTTTTAGTAAAAACATTCAATCAATATACTTTTGAACCCATCAATATTGTTTTGGCTAAAGCTTTGGCTGGAAAACAATTTGCAAAAAAATACGCAGAAGGAACAGATGAAGATTTTGCAAACTTCACTCCTGAAACGAAAGTTATTCCTTACCAGATCCTAGCAGAATTCAAAGGTGCTGATTTGGTTGGGATTAAATATGAGCAGTTATTACAGTACGCTCTTCCTTATCAGAATCCGGAAAATGCGTTCAGAGTAATTTCAGGAGATTTTGTTACAACTGAAGACGGAACAGGTATCGTTCATACCGCTCCTACTTTTGGTGCCGATGATGCGAAAGTAGCAAAAGAAGCTAAACCTGAAGTACCACCAATGTTGGTTTTGGATGAAAACGAAAATCCAATCCCTTTAGTGGATCTACAGGGAAGATTTTTATCTGTAGTAAACGATGAAATCTATGGTTTTGCTAATGAATATGTAAAAGGAGAATACCTTAGCGAAGACGAAAAAAATACGGAATTAAATATTCAGAAGGATAACTTAAAATCTATCATTGCAGACTTAAAGGCTTATCTTTCTGTAGATGAAAGAATTGCTTTAAAATTAAGAAAAGAAAATAAGGCTTTCAAAGTTGAAAAATATGTTCACAGTTATCCGCACAGCTGGAGAACAGATGAGCCACTATTATACTATCCGTTGGATTCTTGGTTTGTAAAAATGACTGCTGTAAAAGACAGATTGGTAGATTTAAACAAAGAAATCAACTGGAAGCCAAAAGCAACAGGAGAAGGACGTTTCGCCAACTGGTTGGAAAATGTAAACGACTGGAATCTTTCCCGTTCAAGATATTGGGGAATTCCTTTGCCAATCTGGAGAACAGAAGATCTGAAAGAAGAAAAAATCATAGGTTCTGTAGAAGAATTATACAACGAAATCGAAAAATCTATTGAAGCAGGATTCATGAAAGAAAATCCGTTCAAAGATTTTATCATCGGAGATATGTCTGAAGAGAATTATGCTTTGGTTGATCTACATAAAAATATCGTTGACCAGATTATCATTGTTTCAGATTCAGGAAGAGCAATGAAGCGTGAAAGCGACTTGATCGACGTTTGGTTTGATTCTGGTTCTATGCCTTATGCTCAGCTGCACTATCCTTTTGAGAATAAAGAATTAATCGACAATAATAAAGCATTCCCTGCAGATTTCATTGCGGAAGGGGTTGATCAGACTCGTGGTTGGTTCTATACACTTCACGCAATTGGAACAGCGGTTTTTGATTCAGTTGCTTATAAAAATGTAATGAGTAACGGACTTGTTTTGGATAAAAATGGCGTGAAAATGTCAAAATCCAAAGGAAATGGTGTTGACCCATTTGAAACCATTGCTACTTACGGACCGGATGCAACGCGTTGGTACATGATTTCAAATGCAAATCCATGGGAAAACCTGAAATTCGATAGGGACGGAATTGATGAAATCAGAAGAAAGTTCTTCGGAACACTTTATAATACTTATTCATTCTTTACACTGTATGCGAATGTTGACGGATTCAATTATTCTGAAAAAGAGGTTGAAAACAGACCGGAAATCGATAGATGGATCCTTTCGGAATTAAATCTATTAATAGAAGAAGTAAAAGCATTCTACGAAGATTACGAGCCAACACGAGTAGCAAGAGCGATCAATACTTTCGTTAATGACAACTTGAGTAACTGGTACGTAAGATTATGCAGAAGACGTTTCTGGAAAGGAGATTATTCTGATGATAAGATCTCTGCTTACCAGACTTTATACACTTGTCTTGAAGTAGTGGCCAAATTATCTGCTCCAATTGCACCTTTCTTTATGGACCAGCTGTATCAGGATCTGAATAAAGTAACAGGAAAAGAAAATGTAGAATCGGTACACCTTACAGACTTCCCGGTTGCTGATGAAAATTTAATCGATCAGGATTTGGTTGAAAAAACTCACCTGGCTCAGACCATTACAAGTTTGGTTCTTTCTATCAGACGTGCAGAAAGCTTAAAAGTAAGACAACCACTTCAGAGAGTATTAATTCCTGTTTTGGATAAAAAGACAGAAGAGCAAATTGCAGCGGTTTCTGAATTAATCAAACAAGAAGTAAACGTAAAAGAATTGCAGTTAATTAATGCTGAAGAAGCATCACACTTAATTGTAAAACAGATAAAGCCTAACTTCAAAGCGCTTGGTCCTAAACTAGGAAAAGACATGAAGGTGGTAGGTGCCGAGATTACTAATCTGAATGCAGAACAGATTTCCACTCTTGAAAAAGAAGGGAAACTGGACGTTCAGGGATATGAGATCACTCTTGATGATGTAGAAATTTCTACAAAAGATATCCCGGGATGGACTGTAACTTCCGATGGAAAAATAACTGTGGCATTAGATTTGACGTTAACCGATGAATTAAAATCTGAAGGTATCGCAAGAGAGTTCATCAACAGAATTCAAAACCTGCGAAAAGAGAATGACTTTGAATTGACAGACAGAATTAATATCTCCATTGAAAAAAATTCACCATTTATTGAAGATATTATGAAAAATGAACAATATATTTCTTCTGAAGTCTTGTCAAATAAAATAGAAATTGTATCTTCACTTTCAAATTTTAACGAAATCGAAATCGATGAAGTTAATTTTAAGATAAATATTGAAAAAAATTAA
- a CDS encoding TraR/DksA family transcriptional regulator, with protein MSDERVRYSDADLQEFRAIIKEKIEKAEKDLQLIRESFINDQNNGTDDTSPTFKAFEEGAETLSKEQNSILAGRQEKFVRDLKNALIRIENKTYGVCRVTGKLIPKERLLAVPHATLSIEAKNMQK; from the coding sequence ATGTCAGACGAAAGAGTTAGATACAGCGATGCTGATTTACAGGAATTTAGGGCGATCATTAAAGAAAAAATAGAAAAAGCGGAAAAAGATCTTCAGCTGATCAGAGAAAGTTTCATCAATGACCAGAATAATGGAACAGATGATACTTCACCTACCTTCAAAGCTTTTGAAGAAGGTGCAGAAACTTTGAGCAAAGAGCAAAACTCTATCTTAGCCGGAAGACAGGAAAAATTCGTGCGTGATCTGAAAAATGCTTTAATCAGAATCGAAAATAAGACTTATGGTGTTTGTAGAGTAACAGGGAAGCTGATTCCTAAGGAAAGACTTTTAGCCGTTCCTCATGCTACACTGAGCATCGAAGCGAAAAATATGCAAAAATAA
- a CDS encoding NAD(P)/FAD-dependent oxidoreductase, with protein sequence MSKEFVDVLVIGAGPSGCVSSSYLKNNNVSVKVVEKTRFPRLVVGESLIPRVMDHFEEAGLFPALDKMGFEKKLGARFLRGDEVCIFDFSNKFGEGWDWTWQVPRADFDNTLAQEVINKGIDLEFETEVIDIKFDGTDSITTVRTKDGETKEIHAKFVIDSSGYGRVLPRLLDLEKPSKLSPHSAIFSHVKDSNREPGEEGTLISFDIIETEVWLWVIPFSNGNTSLGIVGPTDYIDKLSENGDAAEALRKAISLSDYYVKRFGDVDFLFEPKHLKDYSCSVKSLFGDGFALTGNASEFLDPVFSSGMAFATESGMLAAKLALRQLNGEKINWQTEYSDYILYGVDVFTTYVKEWYTGNLQELFFHQPENLDVKKKICAVLAGYVWNKDNPFVKKHDTVIKNLANLIKLEKQEQQNQA encoded by the coding sequence ATGAGCAAAGAATTTGTTGACGTTCTTGTAATCGGAGCTGGACCTTCCGGATGCGTCTCTTCTTCTTACCTGAAGAACAATAACGTCAGCGTAAAAGTGGTCGAAAAGACACGATTCCCAAGATTGGTAGTCGGAGAAAGCTTAATTCCAAGGGTAATGGACCACTTTGAGGAGGCCGGACTTTTCCCTGCATTAGACAAAATGGGCTTTGAAAAAAAGCTGGGAGCACGCTTCCTTCGCGGCGACGAAGTCTGCATCTTTGATTTCAGCAACAAATTCGGGGAAGGCTGGGACTGGACCTGGCAGGTTCCGAGGGCTGATTTTGATAATACTCTTGCTCAAGAGGTCATTAATAAAGGAATTGATCTTGAATTTGAGACTGAAGTTATTGACATCAAATTTGACGGAACAGATTCTATAACGACGGTAAGAACCAAGGATGGAGAAACAAAAGAGATCCATGCTAAGTTTGTTATTGATTCCAGCGGTTATGGAAGGGTACTGCCTCGTCTTCTTGATCTTGAAAAACCTTCAAAACTATCGCCTCATTCTGCTATTTTCTCTCATGTAAAGGACAGCAACAGAGAACCGGGTGAAGAAGGCACTTTAATTTCTTTTGATATTATTGAAACAGAAGTATGGCTATGGGTAATTCCTTTTTCCAACGGAAATACAAGTTTAGGAATTGTAGGGCCAACAGATTATATTGACAAATTATCTGAAAACGGAGATGCTGCTGAAGCGTTGAGAAAAGCTATTTCTCTTTCTGATTATTATGTAAAGCGTTTTGGGGATGTAGATTTTCTTTTTGAACCCAAACATCTGAAAGATTATTCTTGCTCTGTAAAGAGTTTATTCGGGGACGGATTTGCTTTAACGGGGAATGCATCAGAATTCCTTGACCCCGTATTTTCTTCGGGAATGGCTTTTGCCACAGAATCCGGAATGCTGGCTGCAAAACTGGCTTTAAGACAATTAAATGGCGAGAAGATCAATTGGCAGACAGAATATTCGGATTATATTTTATACGGAGTAGATGTTTTTACTACGTATGTAAAAGAATGGTATACCGGAAATCTTCAGGAGTTATTTTTCCATCAACCGGAAAACCTAGACGTAAAGAAAAAGATTTGCGCTGTTTTAGCAGGCTATGTCTGGAACAAAGATAATCCTTTTGTGAAAAAGCATGATACAGTGATTAAAAATCTTGCCAACCTGATCAAGTTAGAAAAACAGGAACAGCAAAATCAAGCATAA
- a CDS encoding DUF2683 family protein, translating to MESIIVHPKNAMELSALKGVLKEMNIKFEKAHVKSSFNGQKVIKKASDNKHIKPAAKPSKPKGE from the coding sequence ATGGAATCTATCATAGTACATCCAAAAAATGCAATGGAGCTAAGCGCACTGAAAGGTGTTTTAAAAGAAATGAACATTAAATTTGAGAAGGCTCATGTTAAAAGTTCTTTCAATGGACAGAAAGTGATCAAGAAAGCAAGCGATAATAAACATATAAAGCCTGCAGCAAAGCCTTCAAAACCTAAAGGAGAATAA
- a CDS encoding phenylacetate--CoA ligase family protein, whose translation MEFHPSIEKADIQEIKKFQEGKLHELLAYLENHSPFYQKLFKENNIHTADIRTLEDLQRIPTTTKNDLQQYNHDFFCITPDKIVDYSTTSGTLGDPVTFGLSDGDLERLAYNEAVSFVCAGIQKGDVVQMITTIDKRFMAGLAYFLGLRKMGASVVRMGPGIPELQWDSIFRYKPKYLITVPSFLLKMIDYAEKHGLDYENSSIYGAVCIGESIKNQDFTDNILSQKIKEKWNIKLFSTYASTEMSTAFTECEFQMGGHHHPELIITEILDDNGNPVKEGENGELTITTLGVEAIPLLRFKTGDIVKAHYEPCQCGRNTMRLGPVVGRKQQMIKYKGTTLYPPAMNDILNDFNTILCYQIVIQANEIGLDEIIIKLSTNEEHDSFVNEVRDHFRAKLRVSPKIEIIDFDILSKTVFNPNSRKPITFIDLR comes from the coding sequence TTGGAATTTCATCCGTCAATCGAGAAAGCAGATATTCAGGAAATAAAAAAGTTTCAGGAAGGAAAACTTCATGAGCTTTTGGCTTATCTTGAAAATCATTCACCCTTTTATCAGAAATTGTTCAAAGAAAACAATATCCATACTGCTGATATCCGTACTTTGGAGGACCTTCAGAGAATTCCTACGACCACGAAGAATGATTTGCAGCAGTATAATCATGATTTTTTCTGCATAACCCCGGATAAGATTGTTGATTACAGTACTACTTCCGGAACTTTAGGAGATCCGGTTACTTTCGGGCTTTCTGACGGTGACCTTGAAAGACTTGCTTACAATGAAGCGGTCTCTTTTGTCTGTGCGGGAATTCAGAAAGGAGATGTTGTTCAGATGATTACCACCATAGACAAGCGGTTTATGGCGGGTCTTGCTTATTTTTTAGGCTTAAGAAAAATGGGGGCAAGTGTAGTGAGAATGGGTCCCGGAATTCCTGAGCTGCAATGGGATTCTATTTTCAGATACAAACCTAAATATTTGATTACCGTTCCTTCTTTTCTGCTGAAAATGATTGATTATGCCGAAAAACATGGATTGGATTATGAAAATTCCAGTATCTATGGGGCTGTATGTATTGGAGAAAGTATCAAAAATCAGGATTTTACAGATAATATTCTTTCGCAGAAGATCAAAGAGAAGTGGAATATAAAACTCTTTTCAACCTATGCTTCTACTGAAATGAGTACCGCCTTTACAGAATGTGAGTTTCAGATGGGAGGACATCACCACCCGGAATTAATCATTACAGAAATTCTGGATGATAACGGAAATCCCGTGAAAGAAGGAGAAAATGGTGAACTGACGATTACTACTTTAGGAGTGGAAGCGATTCCTCTGTTAAGATTTAAAACCGGGGATATTGTAAAAGCTCACTATGAGCCATGCCAGTGCGGAAGAAATACGATGAGGTTAGGCCCTGTAGTAGGAAGGAAACAGCAGATGATCAAATATAAAGGAACAACACTTTATCCGCCGGCGATGAATGATATTCTGAATGATTTCAACACTATTTTGTGCTATCAGATTGTCATTCAGGCTAACGAGATTGGTCTTGACGAAATTATCATTAAACTGAGTACAAACGAAGAACACGATAGCTTTGTCAATGAGGTAAGGGATCACTTTAGAGCAAAATTAAGGGTAAGCCCTAAAATTGAAATCATTGATTTTGATATCTTGTCTAAAACTGTTTTTAATCCAAACAGCAGAAAACCCATTACTTTTATTGATTTAAGATAA
- a CDS encoding M23 family metallopeptidase has product MKTFPKLMLIVCFVSSIFALAQNAYPQNYFRNPLNIPMQLAANFGAIRTNHFHMGLDLRTNSQENLPVVAAAEGYVSRIKIERYGFGNAVYITHPNGYTTVYAHLNKYFDRLDEYVKEQQYKDEKWEQDINFQPGQFPVEKGQQIALSGNTGGSAGPHLHFEIRDTKTEECLNPLLFGFNIPDNIAPIITGLYWYDRRFSTYEPGANAIAVKKAGNAYTSDVVRVSSPMISFAIKAVDKANQGFNLGIYHAELLMDGKLVYGFSIDKVSYDDTRYINGCIDYTKFVRDKMSIQHLSSLPGMKLKNYSQPNWSGIINLQDENIHNIEIILKDVSGNTSRLATKVQLGKVADETSPTSKTVMPNEGKTITTENAEINFSKNAVYDAVNFNMYEKQDADLNSVSNSIVLHNPYIPVQDDYTLKIKPSRKLTSDEKDKVVVLLNYGSDTNVVKGKWNGDKVEAQFNRLGNAKLITDHNLPSVSSSWKGGALVNSSSLRLRGTTKIGDIISLRAELDGKWLRFARVKDDFVYAFDEKCPKGSGSHTLKVTTINTAGNTNTQTFTFQK; this is encoded by the coding sequence ATGAAGACTTTTCCTAAACTAATGCTTATTGTCTGTTTTGTCAGCAGTATTTTCGCCCTGGCTCAAAATGCCTATCCACAGAATTATTTCCGAAATCCATTAAATATCCCCATGCAGCTGGCCGCCAATTTTGGAGCGATCCGGACCAATCATTTTCATATGGGGCTGGATTTGAGAACGAACAGCCAGGAAAATTTACCGGTTGTTGCGGCGGCGGAAGGTTATGTAAGCAGAATAAAAATAGAACGATACGGTTTTGGAAATGCAGTCTACATTACGCATCCCAATGGTTATACTACAGTGTATGCCCACTTGAATAAATACTTCGATAGGCTTGATGAATATGTAAAGGAACAACAGTATAAAGATGAAAAGTGGGAACAGGACATCAATTTTCAGCCCGGGCAGTTTCCTGTAGAAAAAGGACAACAGATTGCTTTGAGCGGAAATACCGGAGGATCCGCAGGTCCGCATCTGCATTTTGAAATAAGAGATACCAAAACAGAAGAATGCCTTAATCCATTGCTTTTTGGTTTTAATATTCCCGATAATATAGCTCCCATTATCACTGGACTTTATTGGTATGACCGCAGATTCAGCACCTATGAGCCGGGAGCAAATGCAATTGCCGTTAAAAAAGCAGGAAATGCTTATACCTCTGATGTTGTGAGAGTCAGTTCTCCCATGATAAGCTTTGCAATCAAAGCTGTAGATAAAGCTAATCAGGGATTTAATCTTGGTATTTATCACGCAGAATTACTGATGGATGGAAAGCTGGTCTATGGTTTTTCCATAGATAAAGTAAGTTATGATGATACCCGATATATCAATGGCTGCATCGATTATACCAAATTTGTCAGAGATAAAATGAGTATTCAGCACTTATCATCTTTGCCGGGGATGAAACTTAAGAATTACAGCCAGCCAAATTGGTCAGGAATTATTAACCTTCAGGATGAGAATATTCACAATATTGAAATTATTTTAAAAGATGTCAGTGGAAATACAAGCCGGCTGGCCACAAAAGTACAGCTGGGTAAAGTTGCTGATGAAACTTCGCCTACAAGTAAAACGGTAATGCCAAATGAAGGGAAAACAATCACTACCGAAAATGCCGAAATTAATTTCAGTAAAAATGCAGTATATGATGCGGTAAATTTTAATATGTATGAAAAACAAGATGCCGATCTGAATTCAGTTTCGAACTCTATTGTTCTTCATAATCCATATATTCCGGTGCAGGATGATTATACTTTGAAAATAAAACCAAGTAGAAAATTAACCAGCGACGAAAAAGACAAAGTAGTAGTTCTGCTTAATTACGGAAGCGATACCAATGTGGTAAAAGGGAAATGGAACGGAGATAAGGTTGAAGCACAATTTAACAGATTAGGGAATGCGAAATTAATTACGGATCATAATCTGCCATCCGTTTCATCCAGCTGGAAAGGAGGCGCTTTGGTCAACAGCAGCTCTTTACGGCTAAGAGGAACAACGAAAATAGGAGATATTATTTCATTGCGTGCAGAATTGGATGGAAAATGGCTTCGTTTTGCCCGGGTAAAGGATGATTTTGTTTACGCTTTTGATGAAAAATGCCCGAAAGGATCAGGTTCTCATACTTTAAAAGTGACAACCATCAATACCGCTGGAAATACCAATACGCAAACTTTTACGTTTCAGAAATAA
- a CDS encoding lipoprotein signal peptidase: MKKILAITFLVLLIDQASKIYIKTHFNLDDSVNVFSGFKLTFVENPGMAYGFHFGGIIGKYFLVILRIFLIGGMVYMFKKWLKEGASNYLLIPMAIIFAGAIGNLIDGMFYGMIFDSGTVYDPSIDRWIGYGGISKFVPIGHGYSTFMKGCVVDMLHFPLVDWHVPDSWPLIGGKHIEFFKYIFNVADSAITVGAAFLLIFRKKAFPNGLEF, encoded by the coding sequence ATGAAAAAGATATTAGCTATCACATTTTTGGTATTGTTAATTGACCAGGCTTCAAAAATCTACATTAAAACGCATTTCAATCTGGATGACAGTGTCAATGTGTTTTCCGGTTTTAAACTGACTTTCGTAGAAAATCCGGGAATGGCTTATGGCTTTCACTTTGGTGGAATTATCGGAAAATATTTCCTCGTAATTTTAAGAATTTTCTTAATTGGAGGAATGGTTTATATGTTTAAAAAGTGGCTGAAAGAAGGAGCCTCAAACTATCTACTGATTCCAATGGCCATCATCTTTGCCGGAGCTATCGGAAATCTTATTGACGGAATGTTCTATGGAATGATCTTCGACAGCGGAACGGTTTATGACCCAAGTATTGACCGATGGATCGGCTACGGAGGGATCTCTAAGTTTGTTCCTATTGGCCACGGATACTCTACTTTTATGAAAGGATGTGTAGTGGATATGCTTCATTTCCCATTGGTAGACTGGCATGTTCCAGACAGCTGGCCATTGATAGGTGGAAAACATATTGAGTTCTTCAAATATATTTTCAATGTTGCCGATTCTGCGATTACGGTAGGAGCTGCATTCTTATTAATATTCAGAAAAAAAGCTTTTCCGAACGGCCTCGAGTTTTAA
- a CDS encoding vancomycin high temperature exclusion protein, with translation MKKIIKNIFKFFLLLLVAGILFIAWANYSIKNESASFVSYNIKDVPEAKTALLLGTGKTLSNGTPNAYFYNRIKAAADLFKSGKTQYIIVSGDNSTQDYNEPEDMQLALIQQGVPQDRIILDHAGFRTLDSVVRAKDIFGQTKIVIISQKFHNERAVFLAQKNGMEAFGYNAEDVNKYAGLKTNMREYLAKTKVYWDLLFGVEPKFGGEKIIIP, from the coding sequence ATGAAAAAAATAATCAAAAATATTTTTAAATTTTTCCTGCTTCTTCTCGTTGCAGGAATTCTTTTTATCGCCTGGGCCAACTACAGCATCAAAAATGAAAGTGCATCGTTCGTATCTTATAACATTAAGGATGTTCCCGAGGCAAAAACTGCATTATTGTTAGGAACAGGAAAAACCTTAAGCAATGGAACTCCGAATGCCTATTTCTATAACAGAATAAAAGCAGCAGCCGACTTATTTAAAAGCGGAAAAACACAATACATCATCGTAAGCGGTGATAACAGTACCCAGGACTATAACGAACCCGAAGATATGCAGCTTGCATTGATTCAGCAGGGAGTTCCACAGGATAGGATCATACTGGATCATGCCGGATTCCGGACGTTGGATTCTGTGGTGAGAGCAAAAGATATCTTTGGACAGACTAAAATTGTGATTATCTCCCAAAAATTTCACAATGAAAGAGCCGTTTTTCTTGCTCAAAAAAATGGAATGGAAGCCTTTGGGTACAATGCAGAAGATGTCAATAAATACGCAGGATTAAAGACGAATATGCGGGAATATCTTGCCAAGACCAAAGTGTATTGGGATTTGCTATTTGGAGTAGAACCAAAATTTGGGGGAGAGAAGATAATAATTCCTTAA